Within the Salinimonas marina genome, the region GCAGAGCATAGATGAATGTGGCGCCTAAACGCATACTCTTGCGGGCAAACAGTACCTGTAACAGGATCAGGACCAGTGCTGCGCCGCCCACATAAACACCGTATCGAAACACCGTAAACGCAGTACCTAAATCCAGCCCGAAAAACTGATAAAGCAGGCCGGGTAACACGACCATTAGAAAACCAACAAAACTGGTTATTGCGACTAAAAATTTCAAAAGATGTTCCTTCTTGTGGTTATATGAATAGTTAAACCAGATTAACCCGGTCACATTCTAATCTGGTATAAAATTAATCTTTATTGATGGCTACGTAAACAGGATATTTTGTGAGCAAGACTGATCACCCACTACTGCTAACGCTGCGCCAGGCCCTTGAGGCAGAGCGAGCCTGTCTGCGTAACGGCATCAGCGAATATCAGCTGATTCAAAAGCTAACCGGGGCGCCTTATTGTATTTTCGATGCGGATGCCTTAGGCGATAACTTAACGTTATTTCAGACCCATTTTTTATTGTTTCATTGCTTATACCAGATTCAGCAGGATTGGATACACAATGCTGAAAAATTACAGATAAGCGCCTTGTCTATAAAACTGGTATCAGTGGCAGGCGAGACACTGTCGTGTCTACCAGTAGCGGAATAACCGCTGCAAAATTACTATCTGAACTGGGATAACTTCACCCGGACCCAAAGCGAAGATATCGAGGCCATGTTGGATGATTTCTGGCAAAAAATGGCAGGAACGCGGGACGGGATAAATGAACAGGATATTCGGGCTGCCTGCCAAACCTTAGCGATAGACGATACACAGTGGCAAGACCCCGGCAAACTTAAACATCAATATCGCAAACTTCAGCACCTGCATCATCCGGATAAGGGTGGAGACACCCAATTTACCCAACAACTCAATCAGGCCTATAAGCTGTTACTACAGGCAAACACCACTGGTCAGGGATAAATAAGCGGGGCCGGCAGGTTATCTGCCTGCAGGCGGTAAAATACCATTGAAGAACAATTGCATCATTTGAGGCACATCATGCCCTGGTTGAAACTCCTGAGGGGAGTCAAGATACTCACTGACTACACCACGAAAGAAGCAGTTGACTGATAACGCCAGCAAACGCGGGTCCGCAGACAACGGCAGTGTCTGCTGGTGCAGCGCTTTTTCAAAATAAGCTTCAAAGGCCCGCAGTTTATCCCGTTTTTTGGCATTAAAGCGTACTTTGCACGCAGCCAGCTCACCTGAATAGTCACATTTAAACATAAACAGCTGAATGGCTTTTCGCAACTGCGGGTCCTGCTCCAATCTCAATATCAACTGAGTACAGATGCGTTGTAGCTGTTCGACCGGATTGGGATGTTCTACTTCCAGTCCTTCCAGAATTTGTTCAATAAAAGGCGTATGCAGGTTTTCATGCAGCGCTTCAAAAATTTCTATTTTATTTTTGAAATGCCAGTACACCGCTCCACGCGTGACACTGGCGGCTCTGGCGACTTCTTCCAGAGAGGCTTTGGCCACCCCGCGCTCATAAAATACATCCAGGGCCGCTTCAAGGATGGCTAGTTTGGTTTGTTCCGCATCTTCTTTGGTTCGGCGCATAACTGGCTGCTTCCACTTGAGTTTGACAACATACATACAAGAACGTATCTTTAAAACGGTAAAGGTTCAGCATCATTTTGTCCAGTGTATATTCGGGAAATCACATACTATGAAGCACATTTTTTTGGCGGTGACGGCAAGTTTAGCGGTCATACTATTGGCGGGCTGCTCACCAGATTCTAAATCAGGCTCAGCGAACCAGGGACCACAACAACCTGCTGCGACGGCGGTATCAGTCGTCACGATAGAGCGGACCACGGTGCCGGATATTTTGTCGCTGCCAGGCCGAATTACTCCTTTTCAGCAGTCTCAGGTACGCCCGCAGGTGGCCGGGGTGATCACTGACCGTTTATTTGAAGAGGGGGCGGTGGTTGAAAAAGGGCAGCAGTTGTATCAAATTGACGATGCCCGCTACAAAGCCGAATTAGCCAGTACCAAAGCCGATCTTAAAAGTGCTCAGGCAAACCTTAAAACACTGAAAGCAAAAGAAAAACGTTATAAAGACTTGCTGGCTAAAAACTCCGTGAGCGAGCAGGAATACGATGATGTGGCGGCCCAGACCGACCAGGCTGAGGCGCAGATTGCTGTGGCGCAGGCGGCGATAGAGCTGGCCAGGGTGAATGTCGACTATACCAAGGTGTATGCGCCTATCAGTGGCCAGATAAGCCGCTCTTATGTGACCGAAGGTACGCTGGTTACCGCCAATCAGGCTCAGGAGCTGGCCACCATTACCCAGCTGGATCCGGTCTTCGTGGATATGCAGAATTCTGGCAAAGCCATCGTAGAATTACGTCGCTCTATGCAAAACCGAGACGAAATGCCGGTAGAAATTGTGCTGGATGAAGCCAGTAACAGCCGGTACGAACGGCAGGGCAAACTGAAGTTCTCCGAAGTAACCGTGGATGAAAGCACCGGCAGTGTGACCCTGCGGGCGGTGGTGCCCAACCCTGACAGTGTATTGATGCCAGGATTGTTTGTGAAAACCAATATTATTAAGTCGCAGGAACAGGGGTTACTGGTACCCCAGCGCGCCACTATGCGTCAGCCGGACGGCGCGTTAACCGTGTATGTGGTAGGCAGTAATAATACGGTAGAAGCGCGCGTTCTTGAGGTGGTACGTAGCTACCAGAGCCAGTATCTGGTGACCTCGGGTGTAAGCGAGGGCGATAAAGTCATCATCGCAGGTTATCAAAAAGTGAAACCAGGCGCGCAGGTGACCCCGCAACCCTGGCAGCAAGACCCGAAAAAGCGCTAATCCCACAACCGGCAGGAATTCAGATCTATGGCACGTTTTTTTATCGATCGACCCGTCTTTGCCTGGGTTTTGGCAATCATCACTATGCTTACCGGTATTCTGGCGATTAATAATCTGCCAATCGAGCAGTATCCTAAAGTAGCCCCGCCATCGGTGTCGATTAATGCGAATTACCCAGGTGCGTCAGCCAAAAGCGTCGAAAACTCGGTCACCCAGGTCATCGAGCAAAACCTTAATGGCATTGATAATCTGCGTTACTTCTCATCCAGTTCACAGCGCGGCAGTATGTCTATAACGCTGACCTTTGAACCTGGTACCGATCCTGATACCGCTCAGGTCCAAACCCAAAACAAGGTGCAAAGTGCAGTATCACTGTTACCTGCGTCGGTGCAGCAGCAGGGGGTTACCGTCACCAAGTCAAACGATGCGTTTGCGCTGGTGATCGGCTTTTACTCCACGGATGAGCAGCAATCGCAGTTTGATTTAAGTGATTTGCTGGTATCCGAATTCCGCGATCCGATTTCGCGGGTCAATGGGGTGGGTAGCGTACGGGTATTTGGCGCGCAGCGCTCTATGCGGGTGTGGCTGAATCCGGATAAACTGTACAGCTTCAACCTGACGCCGGTGGATGTGCAGCAGGCTTTGAAAACCCAGAATACCGATGTGTCGGCCGGGCAGCTGGGCGGTATGCCGGCGGTAGATAACCAGCAAATCAATGCCACCATTCAGGCGCAATCGTTACTGCAAAATGTGGAAGATTTTGAAAATATCATCTTGCGGGTTAACACCGATGGTTCGCAGGTCCGGCTCAAAGATGTAGCCCGGGTAGAGCTGGGCTCTCAGACCTATGGGTACATTACCCGCTACAAAGGCAAACCTGCTTCTGGGATGGCGGTGAGTCTGGCCTCGGGGGCTAACGCGCTTGATACCATCGAACGGGTTAAGCAACGTATTGCTGAACTGGAAGGACAAATACCTGACGGCGTGGAGGTGGTCTATCCGGTAGACTCGTCACCGTTTATCGAGTTGTCGATTGAGTCGGTGGTAAAAACCTTAATTGAAGCCGTGGTTCTGGTATTTCTGGTGATGCTGCTTTTTTTGCAAAACTGGCGCGCCACCCTGATCCCCACTATTGCGGTTCCGGTGGTATTACTGGGTACCTTTGCGGTGCTCTATGCCTTTGGCTTTAGTATTAATGTGCTAACGATGTTTGCCATGGTGCTGGCCATCGGCTTGCTGGTCGATGATGCCATCGTGGTGGTGGAAAATGTCGAACGGATTATGGAAGAAGAGGGGTTATCGCCTAAAGACGCCACCAAAAAATCCATGGGCCAAATCACCAGTGCCCTGGTAGGTATTGCCGCGGTACTTTCTACCGTCTTTATCCCTATGGCCTTTTTCAGTGGTTCTGCAGGCTCCATTTACCGTCAGTTCTCAATTACGATTGTGTCGGCCATGGCGTTTTCGGTACTGGTGGCGATTATTTTGTCACCCTCCCTGTGTGCCACATTGCTTAAAAAACATGATCCGGAAAAAGATCGCAACAAGGGCTTCGCCGGCTGGTTTAACCGCAACTTCAATAAGGGCCGCGATCGTTATCAACAAGCCACCACCCATATGGCGCACCGATTTAAGCGATACCTTGCGGTTTATGGCGTGTTGGTAGCCGGGATGGTGTTGATCTTTATGCGATTGCCGGGGGCTTTTCTGCCCAATGAAGATCAGGGCAGTCTGATGGTGCTGCTAAGTACGCCGCCGGGTTCGACAGCCGAGCGCACGCTGGAATCGGTCAAAGAGGTTGAACAATTCTTCTTGGAAGAAAAAGGGGATGTCACCCATGACTTATTTACCGTGGTGGGCTTTAGTTTTGCCGGTGCTGCACAAAATGCGGCCATGGGGTTTGTACATCTTAATGACTGGAGTGAACGTGACGAGTCACAAAGTGCCTTTGCCATTTTGCAGGATGCGTTTAAAGAATTCAGTCAGATAAAAGATGCCCAGGCCTTTCCTATTATGCCGCCCCCTATTCGTGAATTGGGCAATGCCACCGGCTTTAATATGCAGTTGGTTGACCGGGCCAGCCGCGGCCACGAGGCCCTGATGAATGCCCGAAACCAGCTGCTGGGCATGGCGGCGCAGTCTGAGGTTCTTAATGGTGTGCGACCCAACGGTTTAAGTGATGTGCCGCAGTTCAAGATAGATATTGACAGTGAAAAGGCGGCCGCACTGGGGGTCTCCCTGGGTGATATTAATAATTCACTGCAACTGGCCTGGGGGTCGGCGTACGTCAATGACTTTATTGACGATGGCCGGATAAAGCGGGTGTATTTGCAGGCGGATGCGCCGTAT harbors:
- a CDS encoding TetR family transcriptional regulator codes for the protein MRRTKEDAEQTKLAILEAALDVFYERGVAKASLEEVARAASVTRGAVYWHFKNKIEIFEALHENLHTPFIEQILEGLEVEHPNPVEQLQRICTQLILRLEQDPQLRKAIQLFMFKCDYSGELAACKVRFNAKKRDKLRAFEAYFEKALHQQTLPLSADPRLLALSVNCFFRGVVSEYLDSPQEFQPGHDVPQMMQLFFNGILPPAGR
- a CDS encoding efflux RND transporter periplasmic adaptor subunit is translated as MKHIFLAVTASLAVILLAGCSPDSKSGSANQGPQQPAATAVSVVTIERTTVPDILSLPGRITPFQQSQVRPQVAGVITDRLFEEGAVVEKGQQLYQIDDARYKAELASTKADLKSAQANLKTLKAKEKRYKDLLAKNSVSEQEYDDVAAQTDQAEAQIAVAQAAIELARVNVDYTKVYAPISGQISRSYVTEGTLVTANQAQELATITQLDPVFVDMQNSGKAIVELRRSMQNRDEMPVEIVLDEASNSRYERQGKLKFSEVTVDESTGSVTLRAVVPNPDSVLMPGLFVKTNIIKSQEQGLLVPQRATMRQPDGALTVYVVGSNNTVEARVLEVVRSYQSQYLVTSGVSEGDKVIIAGYQKVKPGAQVTPQPWQQDPKKR
- a CDS encoding efflux RND transporter permease subunit; this translates as MARFFIDRPVFAWVLAIITMLTGILAINNLPIEQYPKVAPPSVSINANYPGASAKSVENSVTQVIEQNLNGIDNLRYFSSSSQRGSMSITLTFEPGTDPDTAQVQTQNKVQSAVSLLPASVQQQGVTVTKSNDAFALVIGFYSTDEQQSQFDLSDLLVSEFRDPISRVNGVGSVRVFGAQRSMRVWLNPDKLYSFNLTPVDVQQALKTQNTDVSAGQLGGMPAVDNQQINATIQAQSLLQNVEDFENIILRVNTDGSQVRLKDVARVELGSQTYGYITRYKGKPASGMAVSLASGANALDTIERVKQRIAELEGQIPDGVEVVYPVDSSPFIELSIESVVKTLIEAVVLVFLVMLLFLQNWRATLIPTIAVPVVLLGTFAVLYAFGFSINVLTMFAMVLAIGLLVDDAIVVVENVERIMEEEGLSPKDATKKSMGQITSALVGIAAVLSTVFIPMAFFSGSAGSIYRQFSITIVSAMAFSVLVAIILSPSLCATLLKKHDPEKDRNKGFAGWFNRNFNKGRDRYQQATTHMAHRFKRYLAVYGVLVAGMVLIFMRLPGAFLPNEDQGSLMVLLSTPPGSTAERTLESVKEVEQFFLEEKGDVTHDLFTVVGFSFAGAAQNAAMGFVHLNDWSERDESQSAFAILQDAFKEFSQIKDAQAFPIMPPPIRELGNATGFNMQLVDRASRGHEALMNARNQLLGMAAQSEVLNGVRPNGLSDVPQFKIDIDSEKAAALGVSLGDINNSLQLAWGSAYVNDFIDDGRIKRVYLQADAPYRMNPEDLDSWYVRNNAGEMVAFSSFSTTSWENGSPKLERFNGISSVNIQGSPAPGVSTGEAMDEMQRLVQQLPQGFDLAWSGLSFEEKEAGSQAPMLYAISILVVFLCLAALYESWSVPFAVMLVVPLGILGSVVAAFLFGLPNDVYLQVAFLTTVGLAAKNAILIVEFAKEELEHGTDLMSAVAIAAKQRFRPILMTSMAFILGVTPLALASGAGATSQNAIGIAVMGGMLAATFLAIFFVPMFYVAVERLFHKQNR